The following are encoded together in the Carettochelys insculpta isolate YL-2023 chromosome 24, ASM3395843v1, whole genome shotgun sequence genome:
- the GALE gene encoding UDP-glucose 4-epimerase, translated as MAEKILVTGGAGYIGSHCVLELVEAGYIPVVIDNFHNAIRGGDDLPESLRRVQEIVGKKILFQELDILDEASLQELFEKHRFSAVMHFAGLKAVGESVQKPLEYYKVNLTGTIRLLEAMKAHGVRNIVFSSSATVYGVPAYLPLDENHPVGGCTNPYGKSKYFIEEMIQDLCKAEKGWNAVLLRYFNPIGAHESGRIGEDPQGIPNNLMPYVAQVAVGRREQLSVFGDNYKTADGTGVRDYIHVVDLAKGHIAALKKLKEGCGCKIYNLGTGSGYSVLQMVKAMEKASSREIKYTITARREGDIAACYADPTLAEQELGWKAVFGLDKMCEDLWRWQVQNPTGFTNN; from the exons ATGGCAGAGAAGATCCTGGTGACGGGTGGCGCTGGGTACATCGGCAGCCACTGCGTGTTGGAGCTGGTGGAGGCTGGCTATATCCCTGTGGTGATTGATAACTTCCACAATGCCATCCGAG GGGGAGATGATCTTCCTGAAAGCCTGCGGCGTGTGCAGGAGATTGTGGGCAAGAAGATTCTTTTCCAGGAGCTGGATATCCTTGACGAGGCATCCCTGCAGGAGCTCTTTGAGAAG CATCGTTTTTCAGCCGTGATGCATTTTGCGGGGCTGAAGGCTGTTGGGGAGTCTGTCCAGAAGCCCCTGGAGTATTACAAGGTGAACCTCACAGGGACCATTCGGCTGCTGGAG GCAATGAAAGCACATGGGGTGAGGAACATCGTGTTCAGCAGCTCGGCCACGGTGTACGGAGTCCCTGCCTACCTCCCTCTGGACGAGAACCACCCCGTCGGGGGCTGCACCAACCCCTACGGCAAATCCAAGTACTTCATTGAGGAGATGATCCAAGACCTGTGCAAGGCTGAGAAG GGTTGGAATGCCGTTCTCCTCCGCTACTTCAATCCCATCGGCGCCCACGAGTCGGGAAGAATCGGAGAAGATCCCCAGGGAATCCCCAACAACCTGATGCCCTACGTTGCTCAA GTGGCAGTGGGGCGCCGGGAGCAGCTGAGCGTGTTTGGGGACAATTACAAGACGGCCGACGGAACAG GTGTCCGGGATTACATCCATGTCGTGGACCTAGCCAAGGGGCACATCGCTGCGCTGAAGAAGCTGAAGGAAGGCTGTGGctgcaag ATCTATAACCTGGGCACAGGCAGCGGCTACTCGGTCCTGCAGATGGTCAAAGCCATGGAGAAGGCATCCAGCAGAGAG ATAAAGTACACGATCACTGCACGGAGGGAGGGGGACATCGCTGCCTGCTATGCCGACCCCACCTTGGCcgagcaggagctgggctggaaaGCTGTCTTTGGGCTGGACAAGATGT GTGAAGATTTGTGGCGGTGGCAGGTGCAGAATCCCACGGGCTTCACCAACAACTAG
- the HMGCL gene encoding hydroxymethylglutaryl-CoA lyase, mitochondrial isoform X1: MLSETGLPVIEATSFVSPKWVPQMADHTEVLQGIQKVPGVSYPVLIPNLKGFQAAVAAGAKEVSIFGAASELFTKKNINCSIEESLQRFSEVMHAAGAAGIPVRGYVSCVLGCPYEGKIAPAKVAEVAKKMYSMGCYEISLGDTIGVGTPGGMKEMLSAVIKEVPIGALAVHCHDTYGQALANTLVALQMGVSVVDSSVAGLGGCPYAQGASGNVATEDLVYMLHGLGIRTGVDPQKLMEAGAFICKALNRKTSSKVAQATCKL; encoded by the exons ATGGCTGACCACACAGAAGTCTTGCAGGGAATTCAGAAGGTTCCTGGTGTCAGCTATCCCGTACTGATACCTAATCTTAAAGGATTTCAAGCAGCG GTGGCAGCAGGGGCCAAAGAGGTGTCTATCTTCGGAGCAGCCTCTGAGCTCTTCACGAAGAAGAACATTAACTGTTCCATAGAGGAGAGTTTGCAGAGGTTCAGTGAAGTGATgcatgcagcaggagcagctggtatTCCAGTCAGAGG GTATGTTTCTTGTGTTCTTGGCTGTCCCTATGAAGGAAAGATTGCTCCTGCTAAAGTTGCAGAG GTAGCCAAGAAGATGTATTCAATGGGATGCTATGAGATTTCCCTGGGTGACACCATCGGTGTTGGGACCCCCGGGGGCATGAAGGAAATGCTCTCTGCGGTCATAAAGGAGGTGCCCATTGGGGCCCTTGCTGTACACTGCCATGATACCTATGGCCAGGCTCTCGCTAACACTTTAGTAGCACTTCAG ATGGGTGTGAGTGTGGTCGATTCCTCAGTCGCTGGTCTCGGAGGCTGCCCGTACGCACAAGGAGCATCAGGAAATGTAGCCACAGAAGATTTAGTGTACATGCTACATGGCCTTGGCATTCGTACG GGAGTGGATCCGCAGAAGCTGATGGAGGCAGGTGCGTTTATATGCAAAGCACTGAACAGAAAAACCAGTTCAAAAGTGGCCCAGGCTACCTGCAAACTGTGA